Part of the Polaribacter sp. Hel1_33_78 genome is shown below.
TAAACACTTTTTATCCTCCATTAGATAAATATACAACAAATTATCCGTTTACAAACGACTACAAGTAATTACAACCGAAAGTAATTGTTTTTTAACCGAATAAAATTTTTGTTGTGTCGCAACTTTGCAGAGTCAAAACGAATTGACAAATACTAATAATAATTTAAAAACTTATCTTATGAGTACGTTAAGAAACAAAGTACAGTTAATTGGAAACTTAGGAAACAGTCCAGAAATCATCACTTTAGACAGTGGAAAAAAATTAGCAAAGTTTTCTATTGCTACAAATGAAAGTTATAAAAATTCTCAAGGAGAAAAAGTAACGGATACACAGTGGCATAATATTATTGCCTGGAATAAAACAGCAGATATTATAGAAAAATACTTAGAAAAAGGAAATGAAGTTGCTATTGAAGGAAAACTTACTTCTAGAAGTTATGAGACTAAAGAAGGAGAAAAAAGATATGTAACAGAAGTTGTTTGCAACGAGTTACTGATGCTCGGAAATAAGTAAGATCGCAGAAACCATGCGAAGGCTAGCTTATTTTTATTTAAAAGCTGTTTTGAAGATTCTAAAGATGAAAAAATAATTATCAGATCATATTTGAGCTTTGGATAATTTGAACTTTTCTTTTTCGGAATAAGATATGATTTAAATTTTAACTATGAAAAAGCGGTTTTTAAAAATACACTCAAAAAGGACACTAATTTAGTGTCCTTTTTTTTACGTTTTTAATAACTCAATTTTAAAAGGGCCTAAATGATAAATATCATAGTAAAAAGAATTTAATTCAAATAGATTTACGAGATAAAACCTAAAAGTTATGAAAAATTTAATATTCATTTTAGCAATAATAATTTTTACAGGTTGCTCATCTATTAAAATAGTAGATAGTTGGAGAAGTAAAGAATACACTGACTTTAAACCTAAAAAAGTATTAATTGTTGGAATTACGGAAAACTTAACCGCTAGAAAAATATTTGAAGAACAATTAAAAGAAAAACTAAAACAGAATGGTGTTGATGCAGCAGAAAGTTATGACCTATTTACATTAAAATTTACTACTGAAAAGCAAACTGAAGAAAATATCAAAGAAGAAGTAGAAAAAATCACTAAAAATGGTTTTGATGCTATATTAATTTCAGCAGTGAAAGGAGTGGATGAAGAAGTAATGTACAATACTAATTACTATAACAACTACTATTATAGGAGACACCCTTTTAGACGCTATTATTATTTGCATCAAGATGTATATTTTGATGGAGGATACTATAATAAGTATAAAATTTATCACGTTGAAACTTCATTATATAAACTAAAAGAGAATAATGATAAATCTTTAATTTGGGTTGCTTCAAACAAAATCATTGAACCTAACGCCATTATTACTACCGTTAATGAATATGTAGCTGTTATTATCAAATCATTAAAAAGAGAAGGTATAATTTCTTCTAATAAGTAGTTAAACATGAAAACACTTGTATACAGCGCTAAAGATTATGAAATTCCTTATTTAGAAAAAGCGAATTGCAGAAAACATGAATTAACTTTAATAAAAGAAGCTTTATCTTCTGAATCTGCAATGAAAGCGATAGGATATGATGCTATTTCAATTTCTTCAGCGGATAAAGTTTCCTCAATTATAATAGAAAAACTTAGTGATTTTGGTGTTAAATATATTACCCTGCGTTCTGTAGGACATGATAATGTAAGTTTACACAGCGCCCTTGAGTTCAATATTAAAGTTGCAAATACACCAGCATATTCACCATATGCTATAGCGGAGCATGCAGTAAGCTTATTATTAGCCTTAAATAGAAAACTTATAGAATCTAATCAGAGAGTGAAATCGTTTAACTTTGATTTAAATCATCTTATCGGTTTTGATTTAAACAACAAGACAGTGGGTATAATTGGAACCGGTAAAATAGGTTCTATTATGACTAAAATAATGCATGGTTTTGGGTGTGAATTATTAGGTTTTGATCTTGTTGAAAACAAAGAGTTAATTCAAAAATATAACTTGATCTATCATTCCTTAGAAGATTTATGTAAAAATTCAGATATTATCTCGCTTCATATCCCTTTAAATAGTGATACACATCATTTAATAGACAAAAAGTTAATTGCACAAATGAAACCAGGTGTTGTCATCATAAACACTGCAAGAGGAGCCATTTTAAAAACTGAAGATATTATTAG
Proteins encoded:
- a CDS encoding single-stranded DNA-binding protein, translated to MSTLRNKVQLIGNLGNSPEIITLDSGKKLAKFSIATNESYKNSQGEKVTDTQWHNIIAWNKTADIIEKYLEKGNEVAIEGKLTSRSYETKEGEKRYVTEVVCNELLMLGNK
- a CDS encoding 2-hydroxyacid dehydrogenase gives rise to the protein MKTLVYSAKDYEIPYLEKANCRKHELTLIKEALSSESAMKAIGYDAISISSADKVSSIIIEKLSDFGVKYITLRSVGHDNVSLHSALEFNIKVANTPAYSPYAIAEHAVSLLLALNRKLIESNQRVKSFNFDLNHLIGFDLNNKTVGIIGTGKIGSIMTKIMHGFGCELLGFDLVENKELIQKYNLIYHSLEDLCKNSDIISLHIPLNSDTHHLIDKKLIAQMKPGVVIINTARGAILKTEDIISGLRNETIGFLGIDVYENEKEIFFRDHSHDIVKDEMLIKLNSMPNVLITGHHALLTEEALTNIAATTIYNLDCWSENRETENELTNTLINRD